In the genome of Deltaproteobacteria bacterium, one region contains:
- a CDS encoding pyridoxine 5'-phosphate synthase, which produces MKPRLGVNIDHIATLREARKCGIPDPVASLPILEECGVDQVTLHLREDRRHIQDRDLEAVIQKATIPVNLEMALTDEMVGIALRLKPATATIVPEKRQEITTEGGLDCERNVHLLEKEIPRLKDKGIRVSLFIDPDRTQIDLAAKLRADAVELHTGTYCEAFGRVTPPPVPLPQGEGGITPSPLRGEGRGEGDVAKEFQRLRDSARYAAQKGLKVFAGHGLNTQNLLPVVSIREIEEYNIGHSIIARAVFVGLEAAIREIQEILK; this is translated from the coding sequence ATGAAACCCCGCCTTGGAGTCAACATCGACCACATCGCCACACTGCGGGAGGCGCGAAAGTGCGGGATTCCCGATCCGGTTGCCTCGCTCCCAATTCTTGAGGAATGCGGCGTTGACCAGGTGACGCTTCATCTCCGGGAGGACCGGCGGCACATCCAAGACCGCGATCTCGAGGCGGTGATTCAAAAAGCGACAATCCCCGTCAATCTGGAAATGGCCTTGACGGATGAAATGGTCGGGATCGCACTTCGGTTGAAACCGGCCACGGCGACCATCGTGCCGGAAAAGCGGCAGGAGATAACCACCGAGGGGGGACTGGATTGTGAGAGGAATGTTCACCTCCTTGAAAAGGAAATTCCACGCCTGAAAGACAAGGGAATTCGTGTGAGTCTTTTTATCGATCCCGACCGGACACAGATTGATCTCGCGGCAAAGTTAAGGGCGGATGCGGTTGAACTGCATACGGGGACTTATTGTGAGGCGTTTGGACGAGTAACCCCGCCCCCTGTCCCCCTCCCCCAAGGGGAGGGGGGAATTACCCCCTCTCCCTTGAGGGGAGAGGGTCGGGGTGAGGGTGACGTCGCCAAAGAATTTCAACGTCTCCGCGACTCTGCCCGATATGCCGCCCAAAAAGGCTTGAAGGTCTTTGCCGGCCACGGGCTGAACACGCAGAATCTCCTGCCGGTTGTCTCCATCCGCGAGATCGAAGAGTACAACATCGGCCACAGCATCATCGCCCGCGCGGTGTTTGTGGGATTGGAGGCGGCGATCCGCGAAATTCAGGAAATATTAAAATGA
- a CDS encoding phosphoglucosamine mutase: MKKLFGTDGIRGRANRYPMTPEVALSLGQAIALHFAKKKGGGRILIGKDTRRSSYMFEYALSAGISSMGAETILTGPLPTPGIAFLTCAMRADAGVVISASHNLFEDNGIKFFDSEGFKLSDDVELQMEEYVFSSHDDSIKPTGSTIGRAIRIKDAVGRYVEFLKSTFPKGRNLKGVKIVVDCANGAGYLVGPLVFLEMDAEVIPAAVSPNGTNINDRCGALHPETMIKLVRDHKADIGIAIDGDGDRAILCDEKGEIVDGDRVLALCALERKKEGKLAGDTVVGTVLSNMGLERYLKKNGLKLVRTQVGDRSIMTEMRKHGYTLGGEPSGHLIFMDLATTGDGLIAALQVLAYMQKMGKPLSTLAHQMPLYPQQTKNIKIREKKALEKIAPLQKEVKAVEKELEGKGRVILRYSGTEPVLRVTVEGEDDRLVSRNLQRLSECIEANL; encoded by the coding sequence ATGAAGAAATTATTCGGCACCGACGGCATCCGGGGGAGGGCCAACCGCTATCCCATGACTCCTGAAGTGGCCCTTTCGCTGGGACAGGCGATTGCCCTCCACTTCGCCAAAAAAAAGGGGGGAGGGCGTATTTTAATCGGCAAGGACACGCGGCGCTCCAGCTACATGTTCGAGTATGCGTTATCCGCCGGCATCAGCTCGATGGGAGCTGAAACGATTCTTACCGGGCCGCTTCCAACCCCCGGCATCGCCTTTCTCACCTGCGCCATGCGGGCCGACGCGGGGGTGGTCATCTCGGCCTCGCACAATCTCTTTGAAGACAACGGGATCAAATTTTTCGATTCGGAAGGATTCAAACTCTCCGACGACGTCGAACTGCAGATGGAGGAATATGTCTTTTCCTCCCACGACGATTCCATCAAGCCCACCGGGTCAACCATCGGCAGGGCCATCCGCATCAAGGACGCCGTCGGCCGGTATGTGGAATTTCTCAAATCGACCTTTCCCAAAGGGCGGAATCTGAAGGGCGTTAAAATCGTTGTCGACTGCGCCAACGGGGCCGGCTACCTGGTGGGGCCGCTTGTCTTTTTGGAAATGGACGCGGAGGTCATTCCCGCGGCCGTTTCCCCCAACGGGACCAACATCAACGACCGTTGCGGCGCCCTTCATCCCGAGACAATGATCAAACTGGTTCGCGACCATAAAGCCGACATCGGCATCGCCATCGACGGCGACGGCGACCGCGCCATTTTGTGCGACGAGAAGGGGGAAATTGTGGATGGCGATCGCGTGCTCGCCCTCTGTGCGCTGGAGCGGAAAAAGGAGGGAAAGCTTGCCGGCGATACGGTGGTGGGAACCGTCTTGAGCAACATGGGCCTGGAACGCTATCTTAAAAAAAATGGCCTGAAGCTCGTTCGGACGCAGGTAGGGGACCGCTCCATCATGACGGAGATGCGCAAGCACGGCTACACGCTGGGGGGCGAACCGTCGGGGCATTTGATTTTCATGGATCTGGCCACCACCGGCGACGGTTTGATCGCGGCGTTGCAGGTTCTGGCCTATATGCAGAAGATGGGAAAACCGCTCTCCACGCTTGCCCATCAGATGCCTCTTTATCCCCAGCAGACCAAAAATATCAAAATAAGGGAAAAAAAGGCGCTGGAAAAGATTGCCCCACTGCAAAAGGAGGTGAAAGCGGTGGAAAAAGAACTGGAGGGGAAGGGGCGGGTGATTCTGCGGTACTCCGGCACCGAACCGGTCTTAAGGGTTACGGTTGAAGGGGAAGACGACCGCCTGGTGAGCCGGAATTTACAGCGGTTGTCGGAATGTATTGAAGCGAATCTATGA